In Nostoc sp. CENA543, a single genomic region encodes these proteins:
- a CDS encoding DUF2141 domain-containing protein, with the protein MLKKMTVSVMLLAAFGGLTWSSSVKANFNGTLTVEIDGLKNQKGQICASVFTASKGFPSDRKRVVQSQCITIGETPVKVSFDNLQAGSYAVAVIHDQNSDRTLNRNSLGIPIEGFGFSGNPEIRTKAPEFREAAFLLAGPNTNIQIQLKYL; encoded by the coding sequence ATGCTGAAAAAAATGACAGTTAGCGTAATGCTGCTTGCAGCGTTTGGAGGTTTAACGTGGTCATCAAGTGTAAAAGCAAACTTCAATGGCACGCTGACTGTAGAAATTGATGGCTTGAAAAATCAAAAAGGTCAAATTTGCGCTAGCGTCTTTACTGCCAGTAAAGGATTTCCCAGCGATCGCAAACGTGTTGTCCAGAGTCAGTGTATTACAATTGGTGAAACTCCGGTAAAAGTCAGCTTTGATAACTTACAAGCTGGTAGTTATGCTGTGGCTGTGATTCATGATCAAAATAGCGATCGCACCTTAAACAGAAATAGTCTAGGTATACCCATAGAAGGCTTTGGTTTTTCCGGAAACCCCGAAATTCGCACCAAAGCACCTGAATTCAGAGAAGCCGCTTTCCTATTAGCAGGCCCCAACACCAACATTCAGATTCAACTCAAGTATTTATAG
- the ilvD gene encoding dihydroxy-acid dehydratase, whose protein sequence is MSENFRSKVVTQGVQRSPNRAMLRAVGFQDEDFNKAIVGISNAYSTITPCNMGINQLAQRAEAGIRLAGAMPQMFGTITISDGISMGTEGMKYSLVSREVIADSIETACNGQSMDGVIAIGGCDKNMPGAMIAMARMNIPAIFVYGGTIKPGHYNGRDLTVVSSFEAVGEYSAGKIDDTELIAVERNACPGAGSCGGMYTANTMSSAFEAMGMSLPYSSTMSAEDDEKADSTEESAKVLVEAIRNQLLPRQIITRKSIENAISVIMAVGGSTNAVLHFLAIARAAGVELNIDDFETIRGRVPVLCDLKPSGRYVATDLHKAGGIPQVMKMLLVHGLLHGDCITITGKTVAEVLADIPDEPPAGQDVIRPWHNPMYAQGHLAILKGNLATEGAVAKITGVKNPSITGPARVFDSEEECLDAILAGKIKAGDVIIIRYEGPKGGPGMREMLAPTSAIIGAGLGDSVGLITDGRFSGGTYGMVVGHVAPEAAVGGAIALVEEGDSITIDAHSRLLQINISDEELASRRAKWQPRPPRYTKGILAKYAKLVSSSSVGAVTDLDLFN, encoded by the coding sequence ATGTCAGAGAATTTTAGAAGTAAAGTTGTCACACAAGGCGTGCAGCGATCGCCCAATCGCGCTATGCTGCGTGCAGTAGGTTTTCAAGATGAAGACTTCAATAAGGCAATTGTCGGGATTTCTAACGCCTACAGTACCATCACTCCTTGTAACATGGGCATCAATCAATTAGCCCAAAGAGCCGAGGCAGGAATTAGACTAGCTGGGGCAATGCCGCAAATGTTCGGTACAATCACCATTAGTGATGGTATTTCGATGGGAACAGAAGGGATGAAATATTCCCTCGTCTCACGAGAAGTAATTGCTGACTCCATTGAAACCGCCTGCAATGGTCAAAGTATGGATGGTGTGATTGCCATCGGTGGCTGTGATAAGAATATGCCAGGGGCAATGATTGCTATGGCCAGGATGAATATTCCAGCTATCTTTGTTTATGGTGGCACCATTAAACCCGGACACTACAACGGCCGCGACTTAACTGTTGTCAGTTCCTTTGAGGCTGTGGGTGAATATAGCGCAGGAAAAATTGACGACACTGAACTCATCGCAGTCGAACGAAACGCTTGTCCTGGTGCTGGTTCTTGCGGTGGGATGTACACAGCTAACACCATGTCTTCAGCTTTTGAAGCGATGGGGATGAGTTTACCCTATTCTTCTACCATGTCGGCAGAAGATGACGAAAAAGCCGATAGTACCGAAGAATCAGCCAAAGTATTAGTAGAAGCAATTCGCAATCAACTATTACCCCGGCAAATTATTACGCGCAAATCTATAGAAAATGCTATTTCCGTAATTATGGCTGTGGGTGGTTCAACAAATGCTGTATTACATTTTCTGGCGATCGCACGGGCGGCTGGTGTAGAACTAAATATAGATGATTTTGAAACTATCCGTGGTCGTGTCCCCGTTTTATGCGACTTGAAACCCAGTGGTCGCTATGTCGCCACAGACTTACATAAAGCTGGTGGCATTCCCCAAGTAATGAAAATGCTACTTGTGCATGGGTTACTCCACGGAGATTGCATTACTATTACTGGCAAAACTGTCGCCGAAGTTTTAGCAGATATCCCCGACGAACCACCCGCCGGACAAGACGTGATTCGTCCTTGGCATAACCCTATGTACGCACAAGGTCACTTAGCCATCCTCAAAGGGAACTTAGCCACAGAGGGCGCGGTAGCTAAAATTACTGGGGTAAAAAATCCCAGCATTACTGGCCCAGCTAGGGTATTTGATTCCGAAGAAGAATGTTTAGACGCTATCCTGGCAGGTAAGATTAAAGCCGGAGATGTGATTATTATCCGCTACGAAGGCCCCAAAGGCGGCCCCGGTATGCGGGAAATGTTAGCACCCACCTCTGCAATTATCGGTGCAGGTTTGGGTGATAGCGTGGGATTAATTACCGATGGGCGTTTTTCCGGTGGTACTTACGGCATGGTAGTGGGACACGTTGCACCAGAAGCTGCCGTTGGTGGTGCGATCGCTCTAGTGGAAGAAGGTGATAGCATCACTATTGATGCTCATTCCCGCCTATTACAAATCAACATCTCTGACGAAGAATTAGCCAGTCGTCGCGCTAAATGGCAACCCCGTCCACCCCGTTACACAAAAGGTATCTTAGCGAAATACGCTAAGTTAGTCTCTTCTAGTAGTGTCGGTGCTGTCACAGATTTGGATCTATTTAATTAA
- a CDS encoding sensor histidine kinase codes for MLAIHSMNDASQPGLQLDSTLQELPIWEIQIELNLPGNTLIKAFEAETLLPGIILTKNQYFVGMISRQRFFEHMSRPYSFGLFSMRPIEALYNFLQPEVCIFDQDMTIVEATQAALQRSPALVYEPIIIRTQSGKYGIIDFHQLLLANSQIHALTLTQLQRVEEQSELAKAGFRDLKKNYSRLLQNEKMASLGQLVAGIAHEINNPVNFIAGNLVHALEYIDDLCDLINLYRQHYPQPVEEIANAIAQNEFEFMMSDLPRLLTSMKTGCGRIEQIVRSLRNFSRLDESDKKIVDLHEGIDSVLLILQSRLKPHHQHPGIKIIKEYGNIPPVDCYPGLLNQVFMNLIANAIDALEESISNSPESLTQPQIQIRTESMNNQQIMIRIADNGAGIPEDVKKRLFDPFFTTKPVGKGTGLGLSICHQIIVEKHQGQIYCVSTVGRGAEFIIHIPNSQ; via the coding sequence ATGCTTGCTATCCATAGCATGAACGATGCTAGTCAACCGGGCTTGCAATTGGATTCGACTTTACAAGAACTACCCATTTGGGAAATCCAAATTGAGCTAAATCTCCCAGGAAATACATTAATTAAAGCATTTGAAGCCGAAACATTATTACCAGGAATTATTTTGACTAAAAATCAATATTTTGTCGGGATGATTTCACGACAGAGATTTTTTGAGCATATGAGTCGTCCTTACAGTTTCGGGTTGTTCTCTATGCGTCCCATCGAAGCTTTGTATAATTTTCTTCAGCCTGAAGTGTGCATCTTTGACCAAGATATGACAATTGTAGAAGCAACTCAGGCAGCATTGCAGCGATCGCCTGCACTTGTTTACGAACCAATTATCATTAGAACTCAGTCCGGTAAATACGGCATCATCGATTTTCATCAACTACTATTAGCTAACTCCCAAATTCATGCTCTCACTCTGACTCAGTTACAGCGTGTAGAAGAACAATCAGAATTAGCCAAAGCCGGGTTTCGGGATTTAAAGAAAAACTATAGCAGATTATTACAAAATGAGAAAATGGCCTCTTTAGGTCAATTGGTAGCTGGTATTGCTCATGAAATCAATAATCCCGTCAATTTTATTGCGGGTAATCTGGTTCATGCCTTGGAATATATTGATGATTTATGTGACTTGATTAACTTATATCGTCAGCATTATCCCCAACCAGTAGAAGAAATTGCTAACGCGATCGCTCAAAATGAATTTGAGTTTATGATGAGTGATCTTCCTAGGCTTTTAACTTCCATGAAAACAGGTTGTGGACGCATTGAGCAAATTGTGCGTTCTTTGCGTAATTTCTCCCGTTTAGACGAATCTGACAAAAAAATAGTAGACCTTCATGAAGGTATTGATAGTGTACTGTTAATCTTACAAAGTCGCCTCAAACCTCATCACCAGCATCCTGGTATAAAAATTATTAAAGAATACGGTAATATCCCCCCAGTAGATTGTTATCCTGGCTTACTCAATCAAGTCTTTATGAACCTCATCGCCAATGCAATTGACGCGTTAGAAGAATCTATAAGTAACAGTCCAGAATCATTGACTCAACCACAAATTCAGATTCGGACTGAAAGCATGAACAATCAGCAAATCATGATTCGCATAGCTGATAATGGCGCAGGAATTCCCGAAGATGTGAAAAAAAGATTATTTGACCCCTTTTTTACCACTAAACCAGTAGGTAAAGGCACAGGATTAGGTTTATCAATATGTCATCAAATTATTGTAGAGAAACATCAGGGACAAATCTACTGTGTATCAACAGTAGGTAGAGGTGCTGAGTTCATTATTCATATTCCGAATAGTCAATAG
- a CDS encoding Rieske 2Fe-2S domain-containing protein, giving the protein MSQSVLPQESSPQAVTTPTNLLQALPAGGLDPNSFDWQEVWYPVHYLEDLDKSQLTRFTLLEQDIVLWWDKNAQTWRAFIDQCPHRLAPLSEGRINHEGWLECPYHGWAFSGTGKCESIPQQTQQTKAEVSPRACVKSLPTKVCQGLLFVYPGKAENADKTLVPIVEALEDEPDGWVCLNTFRDLPYDALTLMENVLDTSHIPYTHHRTVGNRANVSPVNLEITESGKWGFKGTWAEGPRKGTLGRQDTTFIAPGLMWHDLTSKQYGRTLTVVYATPIRKGECRLFARFPFKFSSKLPGIFLKLTPRWYSHLGQNRVLEDDQIFLHYQERYLEKLGGSANFTKAFYLPTKADLFVSEFRSWVKQYQAEPFKAESLSPPLPKEVLLDRYHSHTEKCASCKSALTNLQRLRVAVAVVTALIWGLLPLWMLIENRISLVTVVVATLVMISGALIWFGLGKLERQFYQGEDTPPRNLPEKNQV; this is encoded by the coding sequence ATGTCCCAGAGTGTTTTACCTCAAGAGAGTTCTCCACAAGCAGTCACAACTCCAACTAACTTATTACAAGCGTTACCTGCCGGTGGATTAGATCCAAATAGCTTCGATTGGCAAGAAGTTTGGTATCCTGTTCACTACCTGGAAGACCTCGATAAATCTCAACTTACTCGCTTTACTTTGTTAGAGCAAGATATTGTTCTATGGTGGGACAAAAATGCACAGACATGGCGCGCATTTATAGATCAATGTCCACATCGTTTAGCACCGCTTTCAGAAGGCAGAATTAATCATGAGGGATGGTTAGAATGTCCTTATCATGGCTGGGCTTTTTCGGGGACAGGTAAATGTGAGAGTATCCCGCAGCAAACACAACAGACAAAAGCAGAAGTTTCGCCACGGGCTTGTGTAAAGTCTCTACCGACTAAAGTTTGTCAAGGACTGTTGTTTGTCTATCCGGGCAAAGCCGAAAATGCAGATAAAACTCTTGTTCCTATAGTTGAAGCATTAGAAGACGAGCCAGATGGTTGGGTTTGCCTGAACACATTTAGAGATTTACCCTATGATGCACTGACATTAATGGAAAATGTGCTTGACACCAGCCATATTCCTTACACTCATCACCGTACCGTCGGAAATCGGGCTAATGTGTCTCCAGTCAATTTAGAGATTACAGAATCAGGCAAGTGGGGTTTTAAAGGGACTTGGGCAGAAGGCCCACGCAAAGGAACTTTAGGACGACAAGACACCACGTTTATTGCACCTGGATTAATGTGGCATGACCTCACCTCTAAACAATATGGCAGAACACTCACAGTAGTTTATGCGACTCCTATTCGTAAGGGAGAATGTCGTTTATTTGCCCGTTTTCCTTTCAAGTTTTCATCCAAATTACCAGGCATATTTCTAAAGCTGACTCCGCGTTGGTATTCTCATCTGGGTCAAAATCGCGTCCTGGAAGACGATCAGATTTTCTTACATTACCAAGAACGCTATCTAGAAAAACTTGGTGGTAGTGCTAACTTTACTAAAGCGTTTTATTTACCAACTAAAGCAGACTTGTTTGTGTCTGAGTTCCGTTCTTGGGTCAAGCAATACCAGGCTGAACCATTTAAAGCAGAGTCTCTATCACCACCACTGCCAAAAGAAGTATTGCTTGATAGATATCATTCCCACACCGAGAAATGCGCTAGTTGTAAATCTGCTTTAACTAACCTGCAAAGATTGAGAGTAGCAGTAGCAGTAGTGACGGCTTTAATTTGGGGTTTGCTTCCCTTATGGATGTTGATTGAGAATCGGATTTCTCTAGTGACTGTCGTTGTGGCTACTCTGGTGATGATATCTGGGGCTTTGATTTGGTTTGGTTTGGGCAAATTGGAGCGACAATTTTATCAAGGAGAGGACACCCCACCGAGAAATCTGCCGGAGAAAAATCAAGTTTAA